GGCATCAACCGCATCCGGGATGCGGGCGGGGTCTATCCTGCCGTGCCGTTCTGGCGACAGATCGCGGCGGAGGCTAAGACGCGGCTCGGGGCGAACTGCACCGTCACCTACGCCGCCGACTGGTCGGAATACCGCTATCATGATCGGGGCGGTGCAAATGTGGACTTCCCGCTCGACGCCCTCTGGGCCGACAGCAACATCGATGCAGTCGGCATCGACGCCTATTTCCCCATCACCGACGCCGACCGCTCGCTGACCGACCCGGCGGCGATCGGCGCGGGCTGGGGTTCGGGCGAACTGATCAGCTACTTCTATGCGAGCGAGGCCGACCGGGATCTCGGTGGGCGCGGCGCCAACCGCATCCAAGCGCCGATCACCGAACAGTTCTGGGCGCTCAAGGACCTGCGCTGGTGGTGGGACAACGCCCACACCCCGCGCGTGGCAGGCGTGCCGACGGGACCTGCGAGCGCATGGACGCCGCGGATGAAGCCGATCTGGCTCACCGAATACGGCTTCCCGTCGGTCCATTGCTCGCCGAACCGCCCGAATGTCTTCGTCGATCCGAAATCCGCCGAGAGCTTCTACCCCTGGTACTCGAACCGATCCGTCGACCGCGTGGTCCAGCGCGTCGCCATCAAGGGCACCGAGGATTGGTGGCGCAACCTCTCGAACAATCCGTTCGACGGCCAGGGGCGGCGGATGGTCGGGCCGCGCTTCCTCTGGTGCTGGGATGCGAGGCCTTACCCCTTCTTCCCGTCGCTGAAACGGGTCTGGCAGGACGGCGACAATTATCGCCTCGGCCATTGGGTTCAGGGAAAGATCGGCAACATGCAGCTCTCCGAGATCGTGCGCGATCTGTGCCTTCGCGCCGGGCTTTCCAATGCCGACATCGACGTGACGAGCCTCACTGACGAGGTGTCCGGCTACGTGGTGTCAGAGCGCAAGTCGCTGCGCGAGATGATCTCCGTCCTGCAGACCGCGTTCTTCTTCGACGCTGTGGAGAGCGGCGGGGTGCTGCGCTTCGTCAAGCGCGGCGGCGGCACCATCGTCGCCATCGACGGCAACGATCTCGGCGCGGCGGAAGGCGATGGCGACCGGGCGCGCATCCGCATCGAGCGCGCGCAGGATGTCGAACTGCCGATCTCGATCGATGTCGTGCATCTCGACGAGGCCCGCGACTACCAGAGTTCGACCGTCACGGGCCGGCGGCAGCTTGGCACATCGCGCAGCGTCACGACCTTCTCGCTGCCGCTGATCCTCTCGGTCGAGGAAGCCCAGACCATCGCCCAGCGCGCGCTCCGGGAGATCTGGCAAGGCCGCGTCACGCTGGAAGCCAAGCTGCCGACCCGGGCCATCCGCATCGATCCGACCGACGTGATTGAAGTGCCGGTCGATGGCGCGATCCGCCGCTTCCGGGTGACGTCCGTGACCTATGGCAAGCCGGGGCTCGTGCTGGTGCGCGGCGTCGCGACCGATGGCGACCTGCCGCAGTTCGTCACCGTTCCGACCGGATCGGGCGACCTGCAGCCGAACGTGCCCGACACCGCCGCGCCGACGCGGGTCGAACTGATGGACCTGCCGTTGCTGACGGAAGCCGAGGCAGGCGAAGCGACCTCGTTCTACATGGCCGCGTGCTCGCTCGGCGGCGCGCCGTTCCGGGGCGTCTCGCTGTTTCGGCCCACAGCGGACGGGCTCGACTACACCGTCTCTGGCGTCGCCGACGTGGCCTCGGTGATCGGCGACGCCGTGACCGCGCTGGCGCCGGGACCGGCGCATGTCTGGGACAATGGCAACACTGTCGAGGTGCAACTCGCCTTCGGCTCGCTCGAAAGCTTGCCCGATGCCCGTATCCTCGATGGCGCGAACGGCGCGCTGATCAATGGCGAGATCATCCAGTTCGCCAACGCGGTGCTGATCGGGCCGGGACGCTATCGACTCTCACGCCTGCTGCGCGGGCGGCTCGGGACGGAGCACCGGATCGCGACACATCCGATCGGCTCGCGCTTCGTGCTGCTCGATCCCGGCCGGCTTGAGCGGCCGACCTTCTCGGCTTCCAGCATTGGCCTCGCCATCGCCTGGCGTTTCGCGCCGGCGCCGCAGGGGCCGACCGGCGATCAGTCCGGACAGATCAGCTTTGCGAATGGCGGCGAGGCCCTGAAGCCATGGTCGCCCGCGCATGTGCGGGGCGCGCGCAATGGCGCGGGCGATCTGTCGATCAGCTGGGTCCGCCGCACCCGCTATGGCGGCTGGTGGCGCGATCTGACGGATGTTCCCGTCAACGAAGAGACCGAGCGCTACGAGGTCGACGTGATGAACGGCGCGACCGTGGTGCGCACGCTTCCCGCGTCCGCGCCTGCCGCGATCTACACCGCCGCCCAGCAGGTCACCGATTTCGGATCGGCGCAGGCGAGCGTCACCGTCCGCGTCGTCCAGCTCTCGACCGCGATCGGACGTGGCACGCCGGCCGTGGCGACGCTCTGACCCCGATCATCTGACGCCGGCCATCTGATCCCGAAACCCGACCAAGGCGCTCCGACCGAGCGCCTTGAAGGAGCCGTCATGACCACACCGAACCTTGGCCTTCCCTTCATCCTGCAGGGGCAGGCGCAGAAGGAGGTTACACATAACGAGGCGCTGATCCGGCTCGATGCGCTCGTGCAGGGCAGCGTGCGCAGCCGGACGCTGACAACCCCGCCCGGATCACCTGTCAACGGCGAGCGCTGGATCGTGCCCTCCGGCGCGACCGGCGCATGGGCCGGACAAGCGGGCCGGATCGCCCACTGGAACGTCAATGCCTGGGCGTTCTACGTGCCCGTCACCGGCTGGCGCTATGATGTCGAGGACGAGCGGCTCACGGTCGTCTGGGCGGACGCCGAATGGCGCGATCGCATCGTCGGCACGCCCAATGGCGGCGCGATCC
This genomic interval from Aquabacter sp. L1I39 contains the following:
- a CDS encoding baseplate multidomain protein megatron, which encodes MMDIPPPDPAPFPWRGRITGPAADVAGFFNRPAGYLRFIRHCMTLCEQAGGVDAFAVGSEMVGINRIRDAGGVYPAVPFWRQIAAEAKTRLGANCTVTYAADWSEYRYHDRGGANVDFPLDALWADSNIDAVGIDAYFPITDADRSLTDPAAIGAGWGSGELISYFYASEADRDLGGRGANRIQAPITEQFWALKDLRWWWDNAHTPRVAGVPTGPASAWTPRMKPIWLTEYGFPSVHCSPNRPNVFVDPKSAESFYPWYSNRSVDRVVQRVAIKGTEDWWRNLSNNPFDGQGRRMVGPRFLWCWDARPYPFFPSLKRVWQDGDNYRLGHWVQGKIGNMQLSEIVRDLCLRAGLSNADIDVTSLTDEVSGYVVSERKSLREMISVLQTAFFFDAVESGGVLRFVKRGGGTIVAIDGNDLGAAEGDGDRARIRIERAQDVELPISIDVVHLDEARDYQSSTVTGRRQLGTSRSVTTFSLPLILSVEEAQTIAQRALREIWQGRVTLEAKLPTRAIRIDPTDVIEVPVDGAIRRFRVTSVTYGKPGLVLVRGVATDGDLPQFVTVPTGSGDLQPNVPDTAAPTRVELMDLPLLTEAEAGEATSFYMAACSLGGAPFRGVSLFRPTADGLDYTVSGVADVASVIGDAVTALAPGPAHVWDNGNTVEVQLAFGSLESLPDARILDGANGALINGEIIQFANAVLIGPGRYRLSRLLRGRLGTEHRIATHPIGSRFVLLDPGRLERPTFSASSIGLAIAWRFAPAPQGPTGDQSGQISFANGGEALKPWSPAHVRGARNGAGDLSISWVRRTRYGGWWRDLTDVPVNEETERYEVDVMNGATVVRTLPASAPAAIYTAAQQVTDFGSAQASVTVRVVQLSTAIGRGTPAVATL
- a CDS encoding DUF2793 domain-containing protein; translated protein: MTTPNLGLPFILQGQAQKEVTHNEALIRLDALVQGSVRSRTLTTPPGSPVNGERWIVPSGATGAWAGQAGRIAHWNVNAWAFYVPVTGWRYDVEDERLTVVWADAEWRDRIVGTPNGGAIRLVALEQELVLTGAFVDTTTAVIADRMIVLAVASRTTQAITGATSYSVGVAGNTSQFGGSLGIAVGSNNIGVIGPTAFYANTPIRVTAAGGNFTAGRVRVVLYALAFTAPTA